The following proteins come from a genomic window of Acidobacteriota bacterium:
- a CDS encoding outer membrane protein transport protein, protein MSRRSNRPAIRFISAVAVSALLTGPAFGAGFGIFEQGTKAMGMAGAYTAQADDPSAMFHNVAGLAFQKEQDFAVGLTYIYGADATYQGAAPFPGPSVTAEQETLSAVPPHAYWVRPINDRVTFGLGVNAPFGLTTEWDEDFPGRFVSRRAALRAVDVNPSIAWQASDRLGIGIGLVGRFTDVQLDQHVAAFNPLTLGFADVGVLKLETDLESGFGFNLGLLHKVGEYFSWGLSYRSSVDVDYGGDGVLRQRFTGTPFDTAVAGLLPFDQDLPVEAELEFPQMASLGFAFGLTENVTVETDVNWTGWSSFEELTIDFVNDDLPDTTREQKWDDVFNYRLGIAWDRGQGRQWRFGYVFDETPQPEESVSPLLPDADRNGFTIGYGFEGNKREFDIALMYLDFDERTRARSFAGESDFFGTYQNEAWLLGLTIGF, encoded by the coding sequence ATGAGCAGGAGATCCAACAGGCCCGCGATTCGTTTTATCTCGGCGGTGGCGGTAAGCGCTCTGCTGACCGGCCCCGCATTCGGCGCGGGATTTGGCATCTTCGAGCAGGGGACCAAGGCGATGGGTATGGCCGGTGCTTACACCGCCCAAGCCGATGATCCCTCGGCCATGTTTCACAATGTGGCCGGCCTGGCCTTTCAAAAAGAGCAGGACTTCGCGGTCGGCTTGACCTACATCTACGGTGCCGACGCGACCTACCAAGGAGCCGCGCCCTTTCCGGGACCGAGCGTGACGGCCGAGCAGGAAACCCTCTCGGCGGTGCCGCCCCATGCCTATTGGGTGCGGCCGATCAACGACCGGGTGACCTTCGGCCTCGGAGTGAACGCACCCTTCGGCTTGACCACCGAGTGGGACGAGGACTTCCCGGGTCGCTTTGTCAGCCGTCGGGCGGCGCTGCGTGCCGTCGACGTCAACCCCAGCATCGCCTGGCAGGCGAGCGACCGCCTCGGCATCGGGATCGGCTTGGTGGGGCGCTTCACGGACGTTCAGCTCGACCAGCACGTGGCGGCCTTCAATCCTCTGACCCTGGGCTTTGCGGATGTCGGAGTTCTCAAGCTCGAGACCGACCTCGAGAGCGGTTTCGGCTTCAATCTCGGCTTGCTGCACAAAGTCGGTGAGTACTTCTCGTGGGGCCTCTCCTACCGCAGCAGCGTCGATGTCGACTACGGTGGCGACGGCGTCCTCCGGCAGCGCTTCACCGGCACTCCCTTCGACACCGCAGTGGCCGGCTTGCTGCCCTTCGACCAGGATCTCCCGGTGGAGGCGGAGCTCGAGTTTCCGCAGATGGCGAGCCTCGGCTTCGCCTTCGGCTTGACCGAGAACGTCACCGTCGAGACGGACGTCAACTGGACCGGCTGGAGCTCCTTCGAGGAGCTCACCATCGACTTCGTCAACGACGACCTGCCGGACACCACCCGCGAGCAGAAGTGGGACGACGTCTTCAATTACCGCCTCGGCATCGCCTGGGATCGCGGCCAGGGCCGCCAGTGGCGCTTCGGCTACGTCTTCGACGAGACGCCGCAGCCGGAGGAGAGCGTCAGCCCGCTGCTGCCCGATGCCGACCGCAACGGCTTCACCATCGGCTACGGCTTCGAGGGCAACAAGCGAGAGTTCGATATCGCCCTGATGTACCTCGACTTCGACGAGCGCACTCGGGCGCGCAGCTTTGCCGGCGAGAGCGATTTCTTCGGTACCTACCAGAACGAAGCCTGGCTTCTCGGCCTGACCATCGGCTTCTAG
- a CDS encoding sigma 54-interacting transcriptional regulator encodes MNMPAAGFAEKRRILQLETLYDLALALHAQQPEAELVEELLQRVCAVLDPAAAVALTRDGYGRSRALSSVGWAEGPPSGDALLGDPLWHDLLAEGRLLRRTGGTLAGRGYGELVAAPLACRNVFLGFLVVIDKEVRGTDDPSFTDDDRRFLDSVSSLAGVALDSVRQVERLAQQQQRLEEENKALRGRLADEVGGQRIVAHAPAMRRLLELAERVAPRGVSVLVRGESGTGKELLTKLLHHRSGRQGALIALNCAALPESLLESELFGIEGGVATGVTARPGKLELADGGTLFLDEIGDMQPAVQVKLLRALQEREVVRVGSHKAIPVDVRLVAATHRDLEAMVRQGSFREDLYYRIKGVELDVPALRERRSDIPHLVRHFTESFCEREAIAPPPFRSDALALIMAYDFPGNVRELQNLVEGAVSLAEGEVDAELVRSFLGSEAAESGPEALDLATVERRHIRRVLQMTGGNKTAASRILGLDRKTLQRRGF; translated from the coding sequence ATGAATATGCCGGCCGCGGGCTTTGCCGAAAAGCGGCGCATCCTCCAGCTCGAGACGCTCTACGACCTGGCGCTGGCGCTCCATGCCCAGCAGCCCGAGGCGGAGCTCGTCGAGGAGCTGCTGCAGCGGGTTTGCGCGGTGCTCGATCCGGCGGCGGCGGTCGCCCTGACGCGCGACGGCTACGGCCGGTCGCGTGCCTTGTCGAGCGTCGGCTGGGCCGAGGGCCCGCCCTCCGGCGATGCGCTGTTGGGGGATCCGCTCTGGCACGACCTGCTCGCCGAGGGCCGTCTCCTGCGTCGCACCGGCGGCACCCTGGCGGGGCGCGGTTACGGTGAGCTGGTGGCGGCGCCGCTGGCCTGCCGCAACGTCTTCCTCGGTTTCCTGGTGGTGATCGACAAGGAAGTCCGCGGCACCGACGATCCGTCCTTCACGGACGACGACCGGCGCTTTCTCGACTCGGTTTCCTCCCTCGCCGGTGTCGCCCTCGACTCGGTGCGCCAGGTGGAGCGCCTGGCGCAGCAGCAGCAGCGCCTCGAAGAGGAGAACAAGGCGTTGCGCGGTCGCCTGGCGGACGAGGTCGGTGGGCAGCGCATCGTCGCCCATGCGCCGGCGATGCGGCGCCTCCTCGAGCTCGCCGAGCGGGTGGCGCCGCGCGGCGTTTCGGTGCTGGTGCGCGGCGAAAGCGGCACCGGCAAGGAGCTGCTCACCAAGCTGCTCCATCATCGCTCCGGGCGCCAGGGAGCGCTGATCGCCCTCAACTGCGCAGCCTTGCCGGAGAGCCTGCTCGAAAGCGAGCTGTTCGGCATCGAGGGTGGGGTGGCGACGGGCGTCACGGCCCGTCCCGGCAAGCTCGAGCTCGCCGACGGCGGCACCTTGTTCCTGGACGAGATCGGCGACATGCAGCCAGCGGTGCAGGTCAAGCTGTTGCGCGCCCTGCAGGAGCGCGAGGTGGTGCGGGTCGGCTCCCACAAGGCGATCCCGGTGGATGTCCGTCTGGTGGCCGCGACCCATCGCGACCTCGAAGCGATGGTGCGCCAGGGCAGCTTCCGGGAAGATCTCTACTACCGCATCAAGGGCGTTGAGCTCGATGTGCCGGCGCTGCGCGAGCGGCGCTCGGACATTCCTCACCTGGTGCGACACTTCACCGAGTCCTTCTGCGAGCGCGAGGCCATCGCTCCGCCACCGTTCCGCTCCGATGCCCTGGCCCTGATCATGGCCTATGACTTTCCGGGCAACGTGCGCGAGCTGCAGAACCTGGTCGAAGGCGCGGTGTCGCTGGCCGAGGGCGAGGTCGATGCCGAGCTGGTGCGCTCTTTCCTCGGCAGTGAAGCGGCCGAGAGCGGACCCGAGGCCCTCGATCTTGCGACCGTCGAGCGGCGTCACATCCGGCGGGTGCTGCAGATGACCGGCGGCAACAAGACTGCGGCGTCGCGCATCCTGGGGCTCGATCGCAAGACCCTGCAGCGCCGCGGGTTCTAG
- the uvrA gene encoding excinuclease ABC subunit UvrA → MDSIRIRGAREHNLRNLSLEIPRNRLVVVTGVSGSGKSSLAFDTLFAEGQRRYVESLSAYARQFLQQMEKPDVDAIEGLSPAISIEQKSVSKNPRSTVGTVTEIHDYLRLLYASVGVPHCPSCGKPIRPQTVQQMVDRIMALPEKTRLVLYAPFVRGKKGEYKKQLAQMAREGFVRARIDGEQIDLSGEPPALDKAKKHTIDIVIDRLVVKAGIEKRLADSLETALRVADGLVVLAPQGGSEEILSQNYSCSDCGGGLTEITPRLFSFNSPYGACPTCSGLGSISGVDEDKVIVDVDRSIDAGAIGPWPAGSRSMRMKMIANLSEAMGFSLKTPWKKLPKKVRQVVLHGSGEKEMTFSLESKKLSYKWKGRFEGVVPTLERRYRETDSAGVRTEIEKYMSVHTCTACDGRRLRPEALAVKVEGRSIDELGRLSVSDLEAWVAGLSLDGRDLAIAGKVLQEVRDRLRFLGDVGVGYLNLERSSATLSGGESQRIRLATQIGSKLMGVLYVLDEPSIGLHQRDNARLINTLQGMRDLGNSVLVVEHDEDTIREADWVLDLGPGAGLHGGELVAEGTPEEVAAHPDSLTGKYLRGELDVPVPPQRRQASGKLKVVGAEANNLQRLTVDFALGCLNVVTGVSGSGKSTLVNDILYKALARHFYRASERPGKHRELRGLEQLDKVIAIDQSPIGRTPRSNPATYTNVFNHIRNLMAKTPEARMRGYAPGRFSFNVKGGRCEACQGDGQNKIEMHFLPDIYVTCEVCGGRRYDRETLSVLYKGLSIADILDLSVEQAREVFRNIPAIERVLKTLDEVGLGYIRLGQPATTLSGGEAQRVKLARELCKRSTGRTLYLLDEPTTGLHFDDVGKLLRLIHRLVDLGNTVVVIEHNLDVVKIADRIIDLGPEGGKDGGRLVAVGTPEEVAAVEDSHTGQYLRRALASRRAAAS, encoded by the coding sequence ATGGACTCGATCCGGATTCGCGGCGCCCGCGAGCACAACCTCAGAAATCTCAGTCTCGAAATTCCCCGCAACCGCCTGGTGGTGGTGACCGGGGTCTCCGGCTCCGGCAAGTCGAGCTTGGCCTTCGACACCTTGTTCGCCGAAGGCCAGCGGCGCTACGTGGAGTCCCTGTCGGCCTATGCGCGACAGTTTCTCCAGCAGATGGAGAAACCGGACGTCGACGCCATCGAGGGCCTGAGCCCGGCGATCTCCATCGAGCAGAAGTCGGTGTCGAAGAATCCGCGCTCGACGGTCGGCACGGTGACCGAGATCCACGACTACCTGCGCCTGCTCTATGCCTCCGTCGGCGTGCCTCATTGCCCTTCCTGCGGCAAGCCGATCCGGCCGCAGACGGTGCAGCAGATGGTCGACCGCATCATGGCTCTGCCGGAGAAGACGCGGCTGGTGCTGTATGCGCCCTTCGTCCGCGGCAAGAAGGGCGAGTACAAAAAGCAGCTCGCCCAGATGGCCCGGGAGGGCTTTGTGCGGGCGCGCATCGACGGTGAGCAGATCGACCTTTCTGGCGAGCCGCCGGCCCTCGACAAGGCCAAGAAGCACACCATCGACATCGTGATCGATCGCCTGGTGGTCAAGGCGGGGATCGAAAAGCGTCTCGCCGACTCCCTCGAGACCGCCCTGCGGGTGGCCGACGGGTTGGTGGTTCTGGCTCCCCAAGGGGGGAGCGAGGAAATCCTGTCGCAGAACTACTCCTGCTCTGACTGCGGCGGCGGTTTGACCGAGATCACGCCTCGGCTTTTCTCCTTCAACAGTCCTTATGGCGCCTGTCCGACCTGCTCCGGGCTGGGCTCGATCAGCGGTGTCGACGAAGACAAGGTGATCGTCGATGTCGATCGCTCGATCGATGCCGGGGCGATCGGGCCCTGGCCGGCGGGCTCGCGCTCGATGCGCATGAAGATGATCGCCAACCTGTCGGAGGCGATGGGTTTCTCCCTCAAGACGCCGTGGAAGAAGCTGCCCAAGAAGGTGCGCCAGGTGGTGCTCCACGGCAGCGGCGAGAAGGAGATGACCTTCAGTCTCGAGAGCAAGAAGCTGAGCTACAAGTGGAAGGGGCGCTTCGAAGGGGTGGTGCCGACCCTCGAGCGGCGCTACCGGGAGACCGACTCGGCGGGAGTGCGGACCGAGATCGAAAAATACATGTCGGTGCACACCTGCACCGCTTGCGATGGCCGCCGGCTGCGCCCCGAAGCGCTGGCGGTGAAGGTCGAGGGGCGCTCCATCGACGAGCTCGGGCGCCTTTCGGTGAGCGATCTCGAAGCTTGGGTCGCCGGCCTCTCCCTCGATGGCCGCGATCTCGCCATCGCCGGCAAGGTGCTGCAGGAAGTGCGCGATCGCCTGCGCTTTCTCGGCGATGTCGGCGTGGGCTACCTCAACCTCGAGCGCTCCTCGGCGACCCTCTCCGGTGGCGAAAGCCAACGCATTCGACTGGCGACCCAGATCGGCAGCAAGCTGATGGGGGTGCTCTACGTGCTCGACGAGCCTTCCATCGGTCTCCATCAGCGCGACAACGCGCGCCTGATCAACACCCTCCAGGGGATGCGCGATCTCGGCAACTCGGTGCTGGTGGTGGAGCACGACGAGGACACCATCCGGGAAGCCGACTGGGTGCTCGACCTCGGACCCGGGGCCGGTCTGCACGGTGGCGAGCTGGTGGCCGAAGGCACTCCCGAGGAGGTCGCCGCCCATCCCGATTCCCTGACCGGCAAGTACCTGCGCGGCGAGCTTGACGTGCCGGTCCCGCCGCAGCGGCGCCAGGCGAGCGGCAAGCTGAAGGTGGTGGGAGCGGAGGCCAACAACCTTCAGCGCCTGACCGTCGACTTCGCCCTCGGCTGCCTCAACGTGGTCACCGGAGTTTCCGGCTCGGGCAAGAGCACGCTGGTCAACGACATCCTCTACAAGGCCCTGGCGCGTCACTTCTATCGCGCCTCGGAGCGCCCCGGGAAGCACCGCGAGCTGCGCGGCCTCGAGCAGCTCGACAAGGTGATCGCCATCGACCAGAGCCCCATCGGCCGTACGCCGCGCTCCAATCCGGCGACCTACACCAACGTCTTCAATCACATTCGCAACCTGATGGCGAAGACGCCGGAGGCGCGCATGCGGGGCTACGCGCCGGGGCGCTTCAGCTTCAACGTCAAGGGTGGCCGCTGCGAGGCCTGCCAGGGCGACGGCCAGAACAAGATCGAGATGCACTTCCTGCCGGACATCTACGTCACCTGCGAGGTGTGCGGCGGCCGGCGCTACGATCGCGAAACCCTGTCGGTGCTCTACAAGGGCCTGAGCATCGCCGACATCCTCGACCTCTCGGTCGAGCAGGCCCGCGAGGTGTTCCGCAACATCCCGGCCATCGAGCGAGTGCTCAAGACCCTCGACGAGGTCGGCCTCGGCTACATCCGCCTGGGGCAGCCGGCCACCACCCTCTCGGGCGGCGAGGCGCAGCGCGTCAAGCTCGCCCGGGAGCTCTGCAAGCGCTCGACGGGGCGCACCCTCTACCTCCTCGACGAGCCCACCACGGGCTTGCACTTCGACGATGTCGGCAAGCTCCTGCGGCTGATTCACCGGCTGGTCGATCTCGGCAACACGGTGGTGGTGATCGAGCACAACCTCGACGTCGTCAAGATTGCCGATCGCATCATCGACCTCGGACCCGAAGGCGGTAAGGACGGTGGCCGCTTGGTCGCCGTTGGCACTCCCGAAGAGGTGGCGGCAGTGGAGGACAGCCACACCGGCCAGTACCTGCGTCGCGCCTTGGCGTCGCGCCGCGCCGCCGCTTCCTGA
- a CDS encoding SGNH/GDSL hydrolase family protein, producing MKRNSLLVAVVTAALLLATGSAWAQNTGSADFTRYVAVGDSLTAGFASSGLLSDVQVNSYPALIARQAGAPAFEQPLAGAPGIPPLLAVQSLGPGAPVITPRAVNPGPPLNLGFPAPYNNMAVPGATVNDVITSRTGNGIIDLVLRGLGTQLELAAAQQPTFASVWIGNNDVLGAATSGIVIEGVTVTPVAQFRADYRQIVGTLAAVGADLVLATIGNVTAIPFVTTLPPVVVDPNTSQPVILNGQPVPLIGPNGPLAANDRVLLTASGFLAQGFGIPAQLGGNGQPLPDQAVLDAGEVAFLTARVAAYNDIIRQAAADFGAALVPINRLFDEVAANGVDAGGGLLYRTDFLTGGIFSYDAVHPTPFGYAWTANRFIDEINDHYGASIPQVDLFPFIFGVEGTAGGTIQSAAAASSAFFSPEAGQQLLEVLSTHKGEARPPELPRRPRRPRVGDVPIAGDSPVPGSPREELGNPRDVLGPRIRP from the coding sequence ATGAAGCGCAATAGCCTCCTCGTCGCGGTAGTGACCGCGGCCCTTCTCCTGGCCACCGGCTCCGCCTGGGCGCAGAACACCGGCAGTGCCGACTTCACCCGCTATGTCGCCGTTGGCGATTCCCTGACCGCCGGCTTTGCCAGCAGTGGCTTGCTCAGCGATGTGCAGGTCAACAGCTACCCGGCCCTGATCGCCCGTCAGGCCGGCGCTCCGGCCTTCGAGCAGCCGCTCGCCGGAGCGCCCGGCATTCCGCCGCTGCTAGCGGTCCAGAGCCTCGGTCCCGGGGCGCCGGTGATCACTCCCCGGGCGGTCAATCCGGGACCGCCTCTCAACCTCGGCTTCCCGGCGCCCTACAACAACATGGCCGTGCCCGGAGCGACCGTCAACGACGTCATCACCTCGCGCACCGGCAACGGCATCATCGACCTGGTGCTGCGCGGCCTCGGAACCCAGCTCGAGCTGGCGGCGGCCCAGCAGCCGACCTTCGCGTCGGTCTGGATCGGTAACAACGACGTCCTCGGTGCCGCCACCAGCGGCATCGTGATCGAGGGCGTCACGGTGACGCCGGTGGCCCAGTTCCGGGCCGACTACCGGCAGATCGTCGGCACTCTGGCGGCGGTCGGGGCGGACCTGGTTTTGGCCACCATCGGCAACGTCACGGCGATTCCCTTCGTCACCACCTTGCCGCCGGTGGTGGTCGATCCCAACACCAGCCAGCCGGTGATCCTCAACGGCCAGCCGGTACCGCTGATCGGTCCCAACGGTCCGTTGGCGGCCAACGATCGCGTGCTGCTCACCGCCAGCGGCTTCCTGGCCCAGGGCTTCGGTATTCCGGCGCAGCTCGGCGGCAACGGCCAGCCGCTGCCCGATCAGGCGGTGCTCGATGCCGGCGAAGTGGCCTTCCTGACGGCGCGGGTGGCGGCCTACAACGACATCATCCGGCAGGCGGCGGCGGACTTCGGGGCGGCCCTGGTGCCGATCAATCGTCTGTTCGACGAGGTCGCCGCCAACGGCGTCGATGCCGGCGGCGGTCTGCTCTATCGCACCGACTTCCTGACCGGCGGCATCTTCTCCTACGACGCCGTCCATCCGACGCCCTTCGGCTACGCCTGGACCGCCAACCGCTTCATCGACGAGATCAACGACCACTACGGCGCGAGCATCCCGCAAGTCGACCTCTTCCCCTTCATCTTCGGAGTCGAGGGGACGGCCGGTGGCACCATTCAGTCGGCGGCGGCGGCGAGCTCGGCGTTCTTCAGCCCGGAGGCCGGTCAGCAGCTCCTCGAGGTGCTGTCGACTCACAAGGGCGAAGCCCGGCCGCCGGAGCTGCCGCGAAGGCCGCGCCGACCGCGGGTCGGTGATGTTCCGATCGCCGGTGACTCGCCGGTGCCGGGAAGTCCGCGCGAGGAGCTGGGCAATCCGCGGGACGTGTTGGGACCGCGCATCCGTCCCTGA